The Spirosoma radiotolerans genome has a window encoding:
- a CDS encoding hybrid sensor histidine kinase/response regulator: protein MKPHLLVIEDEEPIRQNVAELLTLNNFSVQTAPNGREGITLAMQQHPDLILCDVMMPGLDGFQTLEVIRSNPILSSVPFLFLTAKTEAIDNRKGMALGADDYLTKPFKIDTLLSAIWARLQRETHRKAHIQTLIQEQLWTITGVSTHEYNTSLTGILGFTSLLMDYYGEFSRTENLSMLNMIKINCLRLKRSLDNNRLMTRLQNISPSDTAYAIFSTGHSVINAAMIEERLGSISYRQDRTVPHQIEVESAQVGIAKDNLISIIDELLDNACKFSTGSQPVHITGRQDDCQYSLTIKNDGQPFNTADMKQIEAYRQFEQSQYEQQGFGLGLAIVKKLLALNNGTLLIDSLSRSETQLRVYLPLM, encoded by the coding sequence ATGAAGCCTCACCTGTTAGTTATTGAAGATGAGGAGCCTATTCGACAGAATGTGGCCGAACTGTTGACCCTTAACAATTTTAGCGTACAAACAGCTCCAAACGGCCGGGAAGGTATTACTCTGGCCATGCAGCAACACCCGGATCTCATCCTGTGTGATGTGATGATGCCCGGATTGGATGGCTTTCAAACCCTGGAAGTCATTCGGTCTAACCCCATTTTAAGTTCGGTTCCCTTTTTATTTCTGACCGCCAAAACCGAGGCCATTGACAACCGAAAAGGAATGGCCTTGGGTGCCGATGATTACTTGACAAAGCCTTTTAAGATCGACACATTGCTAAGCGCCATTTGGGCGCGGCTCCAGCGTGAAACGCACCGTAAAGCGCACATCCAGACGCTTATTCAGGAGCAGCTCTGGACCATTACAGGCGTCTCTACCCACGAATACAATACCTCCCTCACGGGCATATTGGGCTTTACTAGCCTACTGATGGATTATTACGGAGAGTTTAGCCGGACCGAGAATTTGTCAATGCTGAACATGATTAAAATTAATTGCTTACGACTAAAACGATCCCTGGACAATAATCGATTGATGACCCGACTACAGAACATTAGCCCTTCAGACACTGCCTATGCTATTTTCAGTACGGGCCATTCCGTAATTAATGCGGCTATGATTGAAGAACGCCTTGGCTCCATCAGTTACCGACAGGATCGAACGGTTCCCCATCAAATAGAGGTAGAAAGCGCTCAGGTCGGTATTGCAAAAGATAATCTGATTAGTATCATAGACGAGTTACTCGATAATGCCTGCAAATTTTCGACTGGTAGTCAGCCTGTCCACATAACCGGTCGCCAAGATGACTGCCAGTATTCGCTGACCATCAAAAACGATGGACAACCCTTTAACACCGCTGACATGAAGCAAATCGAAGCATATCGGCAGTTTGAGCAGAGTCAATACGAACAGCAAGGATTTGGGCTGGGCCTGGCCATTGTTAAAAAGCTATTGGCGTTAAATAATGGCACTTTACTAATAGATAGCCTCTCAAGAAGCGAAACACAGCTAAGGGTGTATCTGCCCTTGATGTAA
- a CDS encoding PAS domain S-box protein: MKIPLRAAQLTGFAEQATQERSLFFFTPIRNEQGRLINLQLFQGGQWAVGADIPESYLSDWVVPKVEAYLSRLWPALEQGISCWLDCQLTPQTSGKLTITPIQNGYLVELQSNDASPPAQLASDPFLSLMQDQIQKEQHRRVTDSMLQVVARQVPCQQIIYYTFTTNDPLALVQYQLVKGESNGPVCIPSVSMDYLRGGKPIIDQQIEAHTPGLATALSLYQLGYRSFMLLPLLANNQLLGALLVMDASAHFFTASYQSLLSKCAHSLSESLFAETERRLPILLDEMNQLLDAVVFNTPVALALFRPVWQQDQITDFTYLLTNPANAAITGRSIAQMAAQTLRTLFPQTTREGLFERLVKVAQTGISQQYQALAQHDGLSHWGQFTLSKVGENVLFTVMDISALKQNQALLNHQNAQLEEQILAHSRQINKLSVLQNAILKHDGQAIISTSIDGMIQTANQACEKLLDYSVQELLGLYVQVKPDRVANSLPVISFHPTKQANGTTDILQQALNGEHYSNMESVVITKTGTTIPILLSAISLHDEDGVVIGYLGVASNISALKAVQGRLRQKNRELSTFFENALDMHCISDSRGNISKVNKAFQTALGYSAAELRAIPFLQLIHPDEQKFVYQQLLQPILQQPVRKQINQMRCKDGTYRIIEWNAIGIDGVVYGSAHDITQQQESEIQLRNLNQRLQLATQSVGQGVWEIDYERNCLLWDDRLWEIHGLESGQADWSFQKYLTLVHPKDLPAFLDRVQSDTQKDTLWNQTRIVRPDGAIRYTETNGILMRNQQGKPVRAIGVMWDVTERKLAEEALRESEQRFREIAENVDEVFWIHSADPFRLLYINPAYERIWNRSVQSIYDDTTTFMEGIVAEDRPAVQALFGDYLAGKEGQLDYRLEQADGSIRWLSVRTFIVRDGAGQITRHLGIVNDITGQKEKELVLLESLQREQELNQLKSQFVSTASHEFRTPLTTIQSSVDLITMYLNLPPVTARASIEHHVAVIQKEIEKFDTLLSDLLTIGKIEAGKIAFTPRWVDLLALINELIALHFRGHLFDDRSVVLLVEGTPRRVYLDDKLMSHVLVNLLSNAFKFSSDTSPCLRVVFNHSNLMLAVVDTGIGIPSEELSTLFQAFFRASNTAGIQGTGLGLVIARQFVELHRGQLSVESEENKGTTFTIRLPAEPEVQSTARDDTQVTSG, from the coding sequence ATGAAGATTCCTTTGCGGGCAGCCCAATTAACGGGTTTTGCCGAACAAGCGACCCAAGAGCGGTCCTTATTTTTCTTCACCCCTATACGTAATGAGCAGGGTCGCCTAATTAACTTACAGCTCTTCCAGGGCGGTCAATGGGCAGTCGGGGCGGACATTCCGGAGTCCTACTTATCTGACTGGGTAGTCCCTAAAGTAGAGGCTTATCTGTCCCGCCTTTGGCCGGCACTTGAACAGGGCATCAGCTGCTGGCTGGACTGCCAACTCACACCCCAAACGTCAGGCAAGCTAACGATTACTCCCATTCAGAATGGGTATCTGGTTGAGCTTCAATCCAACGATGCCTCTCCTCCGGCTCAGCTAGCGTCCGATCCCTTTCTGTCCCTGATGCAGGATCAAATTCAGAAAGAGCAACACCGACGGGTGACGGATTCGATGCTGCAAGTAGTGGCCCGACAGGTGCCTTGCCAGCAAATAATTTATTATACATTCACCACAAACGATCCGCTAGCCCTGGTTCAATACCAGTTAGTAAAGGGAGAGAGTAATGGGCCTGTCTGTATTCCTAGCGTGAGTATGGACTACCTGCGGGGCGGCAAGCCAATCATTGATCAGCAAATCGAAGCCCACACCCCGGGCCTGGCCACTGCACTTTCCCTCTATCAGCTTGGGTATCGTTCGTTCATGCTATTGCCCCTGCTGGCAAACAATCAACTGCTGGGCGCCCTGCTGGTGATGGATGCGAGCGCTCACTTTTTTACCGCTTCTTATCAGAGTCTCCTTTCGAAGTGCGCCCATTCTCTAAGTGAAAGCCTTTTTGCCGAAACCGAACGGCGATTACCTATTCTGTTGGATGAGATGAATCAGCTTCTGGATGCGGTTGTGTTTAATACGCCGGTAGCGCTGGCTCTTTTTCGACCCGTTTGGCAACAGGATCAGATTACAGATTTCACTTATCTCTTGACCAACCCGGCCAATGCCGCGATAACCGGGCGTAGCATTGCACAGATGGCGGCTCAGACGCTGAGAACCTTGTTTCCCCAGACTACCCGAGAGGGGCTTTTCGAGCGCCTGGTGAAGGTTGCTCAAACGGGTATATCCCAGCAGTACCAAGCACTCGCCCAGCACGATGGGCTTTCACACTGGGGGCAATTTACACTCTCGAAGGTGGGAGAGAACGTGCTGTTCACCGTTATGGATATATCTGCCCTTAAACAAAACCAGGCACTACTTAACCATCAGAATGCTCAGTTAGAGGAACAAATTTTGGCGCATTCCAGACAAATTAATAAACTGTCGGTTCTACAAAATGCAATCTTAAAGCATGACGGTCAAGCTATTATTTCGACCAGTATCGATGGTATGATCCAAACGGCCAATCAGGCCTGTGAAAAATTATTGGATTACTCGGTTCAGGAACTATTGGGGCTGTACGTACAAGTGAAACCTGACCGTGTTGCCAATTCATTGCCTGTCATTTCTTTCCATCCCACCAAACAAGCCAATGGCACGACCGACATCTTGCAGCAAGCGCTGAATGGTGAGCATTATTCAAATATGGAATCGGTGGTCATAACCAAAACGGGTACGACTATTCCCATTCTTTTGTCAGCGATTAGTTTGCATGATGAAGACGGTGTGGTCATTGGCTATCTAGGAGTTGCCTCCAATATCTCCGCCTTAAAAGCGGTTCAGGGGCGACTTCGCCAGAAGAATCGGGAACTGAGCACCTTCTTCGAAAACGCCTTGGATATGCACTGTATCTCCGATAGCCGGGGCAATATATCTAAAGTAAACAAGGCCTTTCAAACTGCTCTGGGCTATTCAGCGGCAGAGCTAAGGGCGATTCCGTTTTTGCAGTTGATTCATCCCGATGAGCAGAAATTCGTGTACCAGCAGCTGCTGCAACCTATCCTCCAGCAACCGGTTCGCAAACAGATTAACCAGATGCGTTGTAAAGATGGCACCTACCGCATCATCGAGTGGAATGCCATTGGCATCGATGGGGTGGTATATGGATCGGCCCACGACATTACCCAACAACAAGAGTCGGAAATTCAGCTACGGAATCTCAATCAGCGGCTACAGTTAGCCACCCAAAGCGTCGGACAGGGTGTTTGGGAAATCGATTATGAACGGAATTGCTTGCTGTGGGACGACCGCTTATGGGAAATACACGGTTTGGAATCTGGCCAGGCCGACTGGTCTTTTCAAAAGTATCTGACCCTGGTTCACCCCAAAGATCTTCCCGCTTTTCTGGATCGCGTTCAATCAGACACACAGAAGGATACGCTTTGGAATCAAACGCGAATCGTTCGGCCCGATGGCGCGATTCGCTACACTGAAACCAACGGAATCCTTATGCGGAACCAACAAGGAAAACCGGTCCGGGCAATCGGGGTGATGTGGGATGTGACCGAACGAAAGCTGGCTGAAGAAGCCCTGCGTGAAAGCGAACAGCGGTTTCGCGAGATTGCCGAGAACGTTGATGAAGTCTTCTGGATTCACTCGGCTGATCCCTTTCGCTTACTTTACATCAACCCGGCCTATGAACGAATCTGGAACCGTTCGGTTCAGAGTATTTACGACGATACGACCACCTTTATGGAGGGAATCGTGGCCGAAGACCGACCGGCGGTGCAGGCTCTTTTTGGGGATTATTTGGCGGGCAAGGAAGGACAACTGGACTACCGGCTCGAGCAAGCTGACGGATCAATACGCTGGCTGTCAGTGCGTACTTTTATCGTCCGTGATGGGGCGGGACAGATTACCCGGCACCTGGGCATTGTCAATGACATTACTGGGCAAAAAGAAAAAGAACTCGTCTTGTTGGAATCGCTACAGCGGGAGCAGGAGCTCAATCAGCTCAAATCGCAGTTCGTCTCGACGGCCTCCCATGAATTCCGAACCCCGCTGACCACCATTCAGTCTAGTGTTGACCTCATTACGATGTATCTAAATCTGCCTCCGGTCACGGCCCGCGCATCGATTGAGCATCATGTAGCGGTGATTCAGAAAGAAATTGAAAAGTTTGATACGCTGCTGTCTGACTTGCTGACCATTGGAAAAATTGAAGCGGGCAAAATAGCCTTCACCCCCCGGTGGGTAGACCTCCTCGCACTAATTAACGAACTGATAGCCCTTCATTTTAGGGGACATCTCTTCGATGATCGTAGCGTTGTGTTGCTTGTAGAGGGGACACCCCGACGGGTCTACTTGGATGATAAACTGATGAGTCATGTGCTGGTCAATCTGCTGTCGAATGCCTTTAAGTTTTCCAGCGATACTTCACCCTGCTTACGAGTCGTATTTAACCATAGTAACCTGATGCTGGCCGTGGTGGATACAGGTATTGGTATACCATCGGAGGAGCTATCAACTCTATTTCAGGCCTTCTTTCGGGCCAGTAATACAGCGGGTATCCAGGGCACAGGATTAGGGTTGGTGATTGCCCGGCAGTTTGTTGAACTGCACCGAGGCCAGCTAAGTGTAGAGAGCGAGGAGAATAAGGGGACCACATTTACCATTCGCTTGCCAGCCGAGCCGGAAGTTCAGTCTACGGCAAGGGATGATACCCAGGTAACGTCGGGGTAG
- a CDS encoding response regulator: MSTHLLIIEDEDQIRHNLVELLTLSGYEVASASSGLSGLALASQRPPDLILCDIMMPQMDGYQVLEAIRRNPGLAHLPFVFLTAKSDMVDLRRGMSLGADDYLTKPFMIKDLLAAVESRLKRYLLTPTPRPPMGYLSTIQGHDEKGTMILLTAECLYFYVVNRQCFVQHPLGTFQINRSLDTLTAELDPTQFFRANRQVLLHRQTVRKYTYWDKGKYCLYLDLVGQSQQATLTRARFGQFKHWLAGSYP, from the coding sequence ATGTCCACCCACCTGTTAATTATTGAAGACGAAGATCAAATACGCCACAATCTAGTTGAACTCTTAACCCTTTCTGGCTATGAGGTGGCTTCCGCTTCGAGTGGCCTAAGTGGACTAGCGTTGGCCAGCCAACGTCCGCCTGATTTGATTTTATGTGATATCATGATGCCCCAGATGGATGGCTATCAGGTGCTCGAAGCGATTCGCCGGAATCCTGGCCTGGCCCACCTTCCCTTCGTCTTTTTGACCGCCAAATCCGACATGGTCGATTTGCGCCGGGGGATGAGTTTGGGAGCGGATGATTACCTGACCAAGCCCTTCATGATCAAAGATTTACTGGCCGCTGTCGAGAGCCGGCTGAAACGTTACCTCCTGACTCCAACCCCACGCCCCCCTATGGGTTATCTATCCACGATCCAGGGGCACGACGAAAAAGGCACAATGATCTTGCTAACGGCCGAGTGCCTATACTTCTATGTGGTCAACCGGCAGTGTTTTGTGCAACATCCGTTGGGCACCTTTCAAATCAATCGAAGCTTAGACACCTTAACTGCTGAACTTGACCCCACGCAGTTTTTTCGGGCTAACCGGCAAGTGCTACTTCATCGGCAAACGGTTCGAAAATACACGTACTGGGATAAAGGCAAGTACTGCCTTTATTTAGATCTCGTCGGTCAGAGCCAGCAAGCCACTCTAACCAGAGCCCGGTTTGGTCAATTTAAGCACTGGTTAGCTGGTTCGTATCCATGA
- a CDS encoding two-component regulator propeller domain-containing protein: protein MKRFVAAFLVWSLLSQPAQAQTSKVPFKHITTEEGLSQSNVTCILQDQQGFMWFGTQDGLNKYDGYSFTVYQSDPLQPNSLSDNFVVSLFEDSRGHLWVGTDDGGLCRFDKQTGGFTRFNSSQTDARSLSSNHVIAITEDHQGNLWIATENGLNQFNPTRGTFIRYQHQVNDPGSLSNNLLQDVVVDRQGQLWVATFGGGLDRFDPVTGRFHHYKNRLADKTSISHNQIKKLLEDSQGRLWVATRGGGLNLLNRDQKSFTHFRHNSAVASSVADDDVNTLAEDRHGNLWIGTENEGISVLDKSRTSFSQYPYQENDPDGLNNGSIYALCQDRSGNMWIGTYSGGINLFDHQSAKFTRYQKELNQTNSLTNPNVMAVLEDHQGNLWIGTDGGGVNVLLKSSKRYVHYQHSPADPRSVGSNFIMSLYQDSDGDIWIGSYKGGLSLWRKKSGDFINFTQRDDAKGLIHESVTTIVEGQKGTIWLGYMGGGLSCYTKKNGIFAHYRPDPTHSGHLTQGYVSTLCYDHNHNLWIGTEGDGLNVLNTRNGTFRSYRHNRAVPGSLNHNLVISLYEDAQHQVWVGTYGGLNRFEPQTQSFVSYTEKQGLANKVIQSMRSDARGNLWISTNKGLSVLNSKTKLFRNFGAEDGLQKGAFNRMSVFKGHLGNLFFGGINGLTSFYPDRMRDNSFIPPVVITKLRVFNKPVLLRSNQITLDYDQSTLSFEFAALNYSIPKKNQYVHKLEGFDQDWTPKSYTRAATYTNLGPGTYTFRVNASNNDGIWNKRGTTFRIIIHPPFWQLWWFKSLVTLLLVGSLYLVYRLRVKHLQAQQATLQDQVRLRTSQVLQQKKELQDQALHMQLLQAKVEQQAAQQQLQESEQRFREIAENVDEVFWIHSADPFELIYINPACERVWNTTFEQLRTEPLAFMENVLPEDRPTVLSFMEQYKAGVEGEIYYRLQPTGEPLRWLLVRSFIIRNDAGEALRHIGIASDVTSQKEKEFVLQQSLLREQELNHLKSQFVSTASHEFRTPLTTIQSSAELIKMYLDIPRASSRASIEKHLGVIEKQINQFGVLLSDVLTIGQIEAGKVTFAPDFVDAIDLCEGLVHTHFSRRPDGRSVQLLIDGTPRQVYLDARLMSHVLTNLLSNAFKFSINTPPILRLFFKTNCLVLQVIDRGVGIPASEQSSLFQAFFRASNTAGIQGTGLGLVIARQFVNCHGGQLDVESQENRGTTFTVTLPTEFPEQVFMGLIE, encoded by the coding sequence ATGAAACGATTTGTGGCTGCCTTCCTGGTCTGGTCTCTTCTTTCTCAGCCAGCCCAAGCCCAAACCAGTAAAGTACCCTTCAAACATATAACTACCGAGGAGGGATTATCCCAAAGTAATGTAACCTGTATTCTCCAGGATCAGCAAGGGTTTATGTGGTTTGGAACCCAGGATGGCCTTAACAAATATGATGGATACTCCTTTACCGTGTACCAGAGCGATCCTCTGCAGCCGAACAGCCTAAGCGATAATTTTGTCGTGTCGCTTTTTGAGGACAGTAGAGGACATTTGTGGGTCGGCACCGACGACGGGGGACTATGCCGGTTTGATAAGCAGACCGGGGGATTTACTAGGTTTAACAGTTCCCAAACCGATGCCCGAAGTCTCAGCAGCAATCACGTCATCGCTATTACTGAAGATCACCAGGGTAATCTATGGATCGCTACCGAGAACGGACTCAATCAGTTTAACCCTACCCGCGGGACGTTCATTCGTTACCAACATCAAGTCAATGACCCGGGTAGCTTAAGTAATAATCTGCTTCAGGATGTAGTGGTAGACCGTCAGGGGCAACTTTGGGTAGCCACCTTTGGGGGAGGATTAGACCGGTTTGATCCCGTAACGGGTAGATTTCATCACTATAAAAATCGTCTAGCTGATAAAACGTCTATAAGCCATAATCAAATAAAAAAGCTGCTTGAAGATTCTCAGGGGCGGCTTTGGGTGGCTACCCGAGGTGGGGGATTAAACCTGTTGAATCGGGATCAAAAGTCGTTTACCCATTTTCGGCACAATTCGGCGGTGGCCAGTTCGGTCGCCGATGATGATGTCAATACACTAGCGGAAGATAGGCATGGGAATTTATGGATCGGTACCGAAAACGAAGGCATCAGCGTACTGGATAAAAGCCGGACGTCTTTCAGCCAGTACCCCTACCAGGAGAATGATCCAGATGGACTCAATAATGGCTCTATTTATGCCCTTTGCCAGGATCGGAGCGGTAACATGTGGATTGGAACCTACAGCGGAGGAATTAACTTGTTTGATCACCAGTCGGCCAAATTCACCCGCTATCAAAAAGAACTTAATCAGACAAACAGCCTTACTAATCCCAATGTGATGGCGGTCTTGGAAGACCATCAGGGCAACTTATGGATCGGGACGGATGGGGGCGGGGTGAATGTCCTGCTTAAATCGAGTAAACGTTATGTCCACTACCAGCATTCTCCCGCCGATCCAAGGAGTGTGGGCAGTAACTTTATAATGAGCCTCTACCAGGATAGCGATGGGGATATTTGGATTGGCAGTTACAAAGGGGGGCTGAGCCTATGGCGAAAAAAGTCCGGTGACTTCATCAACTTTACCCAACGTGATGATGCCAAAGGACTCATTCATGAATCCGTTACGACCATTGTAGAAGGGCAAAAAGGGACGATTTGGCTAGGATACATGGGGGGTGGCCTTAGTTGTTATACTAAAAAAAACGGCATTTTTGCTCATTATCGGCCTGATCCAACTCATTCCGGCCACCTTACACAAGGGTATGTAAGTACGCTGTGTTATGACCACAATCATAATTTATGGATTGGTACAGAAGGAGACGGGTTGAATGTACTCAATACCCGCAACGGCACGTTCCGCTCTTATCGTCACAATCGGGCAGTTCCAGGCAGTTTAAACCATAATTTAGTAATCAGCCTTTACGAAGATGCCCAGCACCAGGTTTGGGTCGGCACTTACGGTGGGCTAAACCGATTTGAGCCCCAGACTCAATCTTTCGTCTCGTATACCGAAAAGCAGGGTTTGGCCAATAAAGTAATTCAAAGTATGCGAAGTGACGCCCGAGGAAACCTTTGGATAAGCACTAATAAAGGCCTATCGGTGCTCAATTCTAAAACCAAATTATTCCGGAATTTTGGGGCCGAGGACGGGCTACAGAAAGGGGCGTTCAACCGGATGTCGGTTTTTAAAGGACACTTGGGTAACTTATTTTTTGGCGGCATTAACGGTCTGACGAGCTTTTATCCTGATCGTATGCGTGATAACTCATTTATTCCACCCGTGGTCATTACTAAGCTTCGTGTTTTCAATAAACCGGTTTTGCTTCGATCCAATCAAATTACCCTCGACTATGACCAATCAACGCTAAGCTTTGAGTTTGCGGCTTTAAATTACTCAATACCCAAGAAGAATCAGTACGTTCATAAACTGGAGGGATTCGATCAAGACTGGACTCCAAAAAGCTATACTAGGGCAGCAACTTACACGAATCTGGGGCCCGGCACCTATACCTTTCGGGTGAATGCGTCTAATAATGATGGGATCTGGAATAAACGGGGAACGACTTTTCGGATAATCATTCACCCCCCTTTCTGGCAACTCTGGTGGTTCAAAAGTTTGGTTACCTTATTACTGGTCGGAAGTCTTTATCTGGTGTATCGCCTGCGGGTTAAGCATCTCCAGGCGCAGCAGGCCACCCTGCAAGACCAGGTACGGTTGCGAACCAGCCAGGTACTTCAACAAAAAAAGGAACTACAGGATCAGGCGCTTCACATGCAGTTACTACAGGCCAAAGTAGAGCAGCAGGCGGCTCAACAGCAGCTTCAGGAGAGTGAGCAGCGGTTCCGGGAAATTGCCGAAAACGTCGATGAGGTTTTCTGGATTCACTCGGCTGATCCCTTCGAGTTGATTTATATCAACCCAGCTTGCGAGCGCGTATGGAACACTACGTTTGAGCAATTACGGACAGAGCCCCTTGCCTTTATGGAGAATGTCCTGCCCGAAGACCGACCCACAGTTTTGTCCTTTATGGAGCAGTATAAGGCTGGTGTAGAAGGGGAAATATATTATCGGCTACAGCCAACAGGCGAGCCGTTGCGCTGGCTATTGGTTCGCTCCTTTATCATCCGAAATGATGCGGGGGAGGCCCTGCGCCACATTGGCATTGCCAGTGACGTGACGAGTCAGAAAGAAAAGGAGTTTGTCCTTCAGCAATCGCTCTTGCGGGAGCAGGAGCTGAACCACCTTAAGTCGCAGTTTGTCTCTACGGCCTCGCACGAGTTCCGCACCCCGCTGACGACCATCCAGTCCAGTGCCGAACTGATAAAAATGTATCTGGATATACCGCGTGCCAGTTCCCGGGCCTCCATTGAAAAACATCTGGGTGTCATCGAAAAACAGATTAATCAGTTTGGTGTACTATTGTCTGATGTACTAACCATCGGCCAGATCGAAGCTGGAAAAGTAACGTTTGCTCCTGATTTTGTGGATGCCATTGACCTTTGTGAGGGCTTGGTTCATACTCATTTTAGTAGACGCCCTGATGGACGAAGCGTTCAACTGCTTATTGATGGTACACCCCGCCAGGTCTATCTGGACGCCAGACTAATGAGTCATGTGCTGACCAATCTGCTGTCGAATGCGTTTAAGTTTTCCATCAATACGCCCCCCATTTTGCGCCTTTTCTTTAAGACCAATTGCTTGGTGCTTCAGGTGATCGATAGGGGCGTAGGAATTCCGGCTAGCGAGCAGTCTTCGTTGTTTCAGGCTTTCTTTCGGGCTAGTAATACAGCTGGTATCCAGGGTACGGGCCTGGGGCTGGTCATTGCCCGCCAATTCGTAAACTGCCACGGTGGTCAGTTGGACGTGGAGAGTCAGGAAAACAGGGGAACTACCTTCACGGTTACCTTACCGACTGAATTTCCAGAGCAGGTATTTATGGGGTTAATAGAATAA